One Indicator indicator isolate 239-I01 chromosome 21, UM_Iind_1.1, whole genome shotgun sequence DNA segment encodes these proteins:
- the PIK3C2A gene encoding phosphatidylinositol 4-phosphate 3-kinase C2 domain-containing subunit alpha isoform X4, with the protein MAQISSSNGFKQRSSPSLAATRSKDVDKEEALQMEAEALAKMQKERGVAGNKQTSHSLSSTRQKAQIHSKQDHDLMVFPESDAKSVEDKLSSIDIEKLTHAELEKLLLDDNFESNKVPTLPASPILSPSLSSQFYLGPTGQRRQWMPGIPAPVSCTLPPIYPSASFTKQIGVFQNGFHPSMSSYPSREPIYLGLPRQSQYISYPLAATTPFHPQGSLPIYPPVLTPEMAKVFDKIASTSEFLKNGKSGTDLEMTSIKSAVANLPASGSCRDVSKFDWLDLDPLSKPKVDSTETLNKAENDGGRASSMTAEDPWDAVLLEEKLLVTCHLERKVNGKSSGATVTRSQSLNMRTTQFAKLQGQTSQKDNGTTGMLTENVLLQEIEGQNQELSAFSQAVTKLRTKFPYTNQQTNPGFVLSPIMLQRNISGESASIKVSIEIEEFQQPVTFTCDVSSPVELIIMQALCWVHDDLNEVDIGSYILKVCGQEEVLQNKHCVGSHEYIQNCRKWDTEIKLQLLTHSVICRDLARTEDDDRTPIHLTKHLYKVEKPCREPIIRSSIEELLDVYHKQVNIALKNENQHKAVDHIIKTVRKICSTLDCVETPAITESVKKLRRAVNLPRTKNAEVSLNSGDDTSKSSSGSLQPESPLKVSIDQLTKAVEALLRLHMNLCSSSATISPEDSKSPKEAWTVTDHLQFTIFAAHGISPGWVSNYEKYYLICSLTHNGKDLFKPVQSKKVGTYKNFFYLIKWDELLLTCGTKLLHLWTSSHPHHASGMTSKKGSMERIVLQIDFPSHAFDIEYKIPQAAKTTVHHSIETLEKTARERLLAILSKDSTLGLSKEDKEFLWEKRHYCHSHTSSLPKILVSAPHWDWASLPEIYSLLQQWPPLSPLAALELLDSKFADQEVRHTAVNWIETLSDDELTDFLPQFVQALKYETYLDSALVKFLLARALGSIRVAHYLYWLLKDTLYDTKFGVRYEHILGAFLSVCGKRLREELEKQTRLVQLFGMVAEKVKQTSGSARQAALQNGMERVQLFFLKNKCRLPLNPSLVAKELNIKACSFFSSNAVPLKVALINADPLGEEINVMFKVGEDLRQDMLALQMIKIMDKIWLQEGLDLRMVIFKCLSTGKDRGMVELVPASDTLRKIQVEYGVTGSFKDKPLAEWLRKYNPTEEEYEKASENFIYSCAGCCVATYVLGICDRHNDNIMLRNTGHMFHIDFGKFLGHAQMFGSFKRDRAPFVLTSDMAYVINGGEKPTIRFQLFVDLCCQAYNLIRKHANLFLNLLSLMLSSGLPELSGVQDLKYVQDALQPQTTDAEATIFFTRLIESSLGSVATKFNFFIHNLAQLRFSGLPSNDEPILSFSAKTYSLKQDGRIKQVSVFTYQKRYNPDKHYIYVVRVLREGQVEPTFVFRTFDEFQELHNKLGILFPLWKLPGFPNKMVLGRTHIKDVAAKRKVELNSYIQSLMNSSSEVAECDLVYTFFHPLLRDDKVEGIDGMARPTDANPSSPTSGKVGGEVKLSISYRNSTLFIMVMHIKDLVTEDGADPNPYVKTYLLPDAHKTSKRKTKISRKTRNPTFNEMLVYSGYSMEMLKQRELQLSVLSAESLRENFFLGGITLSLKDFNLSKETVNWYRLTAVPYL; encoded by the exons ATGGCCCAGATATCCAGCAGCAATGGATTTAAACAGCGCTCATCACCTTCTTTGGCAGCCACAAGGTCAAAAGATGTGGACAAAGAGGAGGCGTTGCagatggaagctgaggcattAGCTAAGATGCAGAAAGAAAGAGGTGTAGCTGGTAACAAACAAACTTCTCATTCTTTAAGCAGCACCAGACAAAAAGCACAGATTCATAGCAAACAGGACCATGATCTCATGGTGTTTCCAGAGTCTGATGCCAAGAGTGTGGAAGATAAGCTAAGTAGCATTGACATAGAGAAGCTTACTCATGCTGAACTAGAGAAACTGCTGCTGGATGACAATTTTGAATCTAATAAAGTACCTACGCTGCCAGCAAGCCCTATTTTGAGCCCATCATTGTCTTCGCAATTTTACCTTGGGCCTACAGGTCAGAGGAGACAGTGGATGCCTGGGATACCAGCACCTGTGTCATGCACTTTACCTCCTATTTACCCCTCAGCTTCTTTCACAAAACAGATTGGTGTATTTCAGAATGGATTCCACCCAAGTATGTCCTCCTATCCCTCTAGAGAACCTATTTATCTTGGGCTTCCAAGACAGTCGCAATACATTTCATACCCATTGGCAGCTACTACACCTTTCCATCCACAAGGAAGCCTACCTATATATCCTCCAGTACTTACACCAGAAATGGCAAAAGTATTTGACAAAATTGCAAGCACCTCAGAGTTTCTGAAAAATGGCAAGTCAGGCACGGACCTAGAGATGACTTCTATAAAGTCTGCAGTTGCTAACCTCCCAGCCTcggggagctgcagggatgttAGTAAATTTGATTGGTTAGATTTAGATCCCCTAAGTAAACCAAAAGTTGATAGTACAGAGACTTTAAATAAGGCAGAGAATGATGGAGGGAGGGCTTCAAGCATGACTGCAGAAGATCCATGGGACGCAGTGCTGCTGGAAGAAAAGCTGTTAGTAACTTGTCACCTGGAAAGAAAAGTTAATGGGAAATCTTCTGGAGCAACGGTTACGAGGAGCCAGTCCTTAAACATGAGAACAACCCAATTCGCAAAGTTGCAGGGCCAAACATCACAG AAAGACAATGGGACCACTGGCATGCTGACAGAAAACGTGCTTCTCCAAGAAATTGAAGGGCAGAATCAAGAACTGTCAGCTTTTTCTCAAGCAGTTACAAA ATTGAGGACCAAGTTTCCTTACACTAATCAGCAAACAAATCCAGGCTTTGTGCTGAGTCCAATCATGCTGCAAAGAAATATAAGTGGGGAGAGTGCCAGTATCAAGGTTTCTATAGAAATTGAAGAATTCCAGCAACCAGTAACTTTCACATGTGATG TGAGTTCCCCTGTTGAGCTTATAATAATGCAGGCACTTTGCTGGGTGCATGATGACTTGAATGAAGTGGACATTGGCAGCTATATCCTGAAAGTCTGTGGCCAAGAAGAAGTTTTACAGAA TAAGCACTGTGTAGGAAGTCATGAATACATTCAGAACTGTCGGAAGTGGGATACAGAAATCAAACTGCAGCTCCTGACCCATAGTGTAATATGCAGAGATCTGGCCCGAACA GAAGATGATGACAGAACACCCATACATCTAACCAAACACCTTTACAAAGTAGAAAAGCCGTGCAGAGAACCGATTATAAG ATCTTCTATTGAAGAGCTTCTTGATGTGTATCACAAGCAAGTTAACATAGCACTTAAAAATGAG AACCAGCATAAAGCAGTAGATCACATAATTAAGACTGTCAGAAAAATCTGTTCTACATTGGATTGTGTAGAGACTCCTGCTATAACAGAATCAGTTAAGAAGCTCAGGAGGGCTGTTAATCTTCCAAGGACTAAAAATGCTGAG GTATCCTTAAATTCTGGTGATGACACCAGCAAGAGCTCATCTG GTTCACTTCAGCCTGAAAGCCCTCTGAAAGTGAGTATAGACCAGTTAACAAAAGCAGTTGAGGCCCTTCTGCGACTCCACATGAATTTATGTAGCAGCTCTGCAACGATTTCTCCAGAAGACAGTAAGAGTCCCAAGGAAGCATGGACTGTCACAGACCATCTCCAGTTCACAATATTTGCTGCACATGGAATTTCACCTGGCTGGGTATCAAA TTATGAAAAATACTACCTGATTTGTTCTCTGACCCATAATGGAAAAGATCTGTTTAAACCTGTTCAGTCCAAGAAGGTTGGCACATACAAGAACTTCTTCTACTTGATAAAATGGGATGAACT gttgTTAACTTGTGGGACAAAACTTTTGCACCTCTGGACCTCGTCCCATCCACATCATGCATCAGGGATGACCAGTAAGAAAGGAAGCATGGAAAGGATAGTATTGCAG atTGACTTCCCATCCCATGCTTTTGATATTGAATATAAAATTCCTCAAGCTGCAAAGACTACTGTGCATCATTCCATAGAAACATTAGAAAAAACAGCGAGAGAACGTCTCCTTGCCATTCTCTCAAAGGACAGCACTCTTGG GCTGTCAAAAGAAGATAAAGAATTtttgtgggagaagagacattATTGTCATAGCCATACAAGTAGCCTACCAAAAATATTGGTTAGTGCTCCTCACTGGGACTGGGCAAGTCTTCCAGAAATATATTCATTACTTCAGCAGTGGCCTCCTTTATCACCATTAGCTGCACTGGAACTACTTGATTCAAA GTTTGCTGATCAGGAAGTACGACATACAGCTGTGAACTGGATAGAGACATTAAGTGATGATGAGTTAACAGATTTCCTCCCTCAGTTTGTACAG GCATTGAAATATGAAACCTACCTTGACAGTGCTCTTGTCAAATTTCTTTTGGCTCGGGCACTGGGAAGCATTCGAGTAGCACACTACCTATATTG GCTTCTTAAGGATACACTGTATGATACAAAGTTTGGTGTAAGGTATGAGCACATTCTTGGAgcttttctttcagtctgtggaaaaaggctgagggaagagctTGAGAAACAGACCAGACTGGTGCAGCTTTTTGGAATGGTAGCAGAAAAAGTAAAGCAAACAAGTGGATCTGCTCGGCAG gCTGCTTTGCAAAACGGTATGGAACGCGTGCAGTTATTTTTCTTGAAGAACAAATGCCGTTTGCCTCTCAATCCCAGTCTTGTCGCAAAAGAGCTAAATATTAAG GCATGTTCGTTCTTCAGCTCCAATGCAGTACCACTGAAAGTTGCACTGATAAATGCAGACCCTCTAGGAGAAGAAATTAACGTGATGTTTAAG gttggagaagatctaCGACAAGACATGCTGGCTTTACAAATGATCAAGATTATGGATAAGatctggctgcaggagggactGGATCTTCGGATGGTTATCTTCAAATGTCTCTCAACTGGAAAAGACCGAG GCATGGTAGAGCTTGTTCCTGCTTCAGATACACTTAGGAAAATTCAAGTGGAATATGGAGTGACAGGTTCTTTTAAAGACAAGCCTCTGGCAGAATGGTTGCGAAAGTATAATCCTACAGAGGAGGAATATGAAAAG GCTTCAGAAAACTTCATTTACTCTTGTGCGGGATGCTGTGTAGCCACTTATGTGCTGGGAATTTGTGACCGCCACAACGATAATATAATGCTCCGAAACACAGGGCACATGTTTCACATTGATTTTGGGAAATTTTTGGGTCATGCACAGATGTTTGGTAGCTTTAAAAG GGATCGAGCGCCTTTTGTGCTAACATCAGATATGGCTTATGTCATTAATGGTGGTGAAAAGCCCACGATTCGCTTTCAGTTGTTTGTGGATCTCTGTTGTCAAGCTTACAATTTGATAAGAAAACACGCAAACCTCTTCCTTAACCTACTTTCATTG ATGCTTTCTTCTGGATTACCAGAACTAAGTGGGGTTCAAGACTTGAAGTACGTCCAGGATGCTCTCCAGCCCCAAACAACAGATGCAGAAGCTACAATTTTCTTTACAAG GTTGATTGAATCAAGTCTGGGAAGTGTTGCCACGAAGTTTAATTTCTTCATTCACAATTTGGCTCAGCTGCGTTTCTCAGGTCTTCCTTCTAATGATGAACCCATCCTCTCATTTTCTGCTAAAACATACTCTCTTAAACAGGATGGACGAATTAAACAAGTGTCTGTGTTTACATATCAGAAGAGATATAACCCAGATAAACATTAT ATCTATGTAGTGAGAGTTTTGAGGGAAGGGCAAGTTGAACCAACTTTCGTCTTCCGAACATTTGATGAGTTCCAGGAGCTCCACAACAAGCTTGgcattctctttcctctttggaAGTTACCAGG CTTTCCTAATAAGATGGTTCTGGGCAGAACACACATAAAAGATGTAGCAGCTAAAAGAAAAGTGGAGCTCAACAGCTACATACAGAGTCTGATGAACAGTTCTTCAGAGGTGGCAGAA TGTGATCTTGTTTATACTTTTTTCCATCCATTACTTCGTGATGACAAAGTGGAAGGAATAGATGGAATGGCCAGACCTACAG ATGCAAATCCATCAAGTCCTACCTCAGGAAAAGTGGGAGGAGAAGTGAAGCTGTCCATATCATACAGAAACAGCACTCTATTTATCATGGTGATGCACATTAAGGACCTG GTTACAGAGGATGGTGCGGATCCAAATCCCTATGTGAAAACATACTTACTCCCAGATGCACACAAAACTTCCAAACGCAAAACCAAAATCTCCCGCAAGACAAGAAATCCAACCTTCAATGAAATG CTTGTGTACAGTGGATATAGCATGGAGATGCTGAAACAGAGAGAACTTCAGCTAAGTGTGCTCAGTGCAGAATCGTTACGTGAGAACTTTTTCTTGGGTGGAATTACACTCTCACTAAAGGACTTCAATTTGAGCAAAGAGACTGTTAACTGGTATCGACTAACTGCAGTTCCCTATCTGTGA
- the PIK3C2A gene encoding phosphatidylinositol 4-phosphate 3-kinase C2 domain-containing subunit alpha isoform X2, producing MAQISSSNGFKQRSSPSLAATRSKDVDKEEALQMEAEALAKMQKERGVAGNKQTSHSLSSTRQKAQIHSKQDHDLMVFPESDAKSVEDKLSSIDIEKLTHAELEKLLLDDNFESNKVPTLPASPILSPSLSSQFYLGPTGQRRQWMPGIPAPVSCTLPPIYPSASFTKQIGVFQNGFHPSMSSYPSREPIYLGLPRQSQYISYPLAATTPFHPQGSLPIYPPVLTPEMAKVFDKIASTSEFLKNGKSGTDLEMTSIKSAVANLPASGSCRDVSKFDWLDLDPLSKPKVDSTETLNKAENDGGRASSMTAEDPWDAVLLEEKLLVTCHLERKVNGKSSGATVTRSQSLNMRTTQFAKLQGQTSQKDNGTTGMLTENVLLQEIEGQNQELSAFSQAVTKLRTKFPYTNQQTNPGFVLSPIMLQRNISGESASIKVSIEIEEFQQPVTFTCDVSSPVELIIMQALCWVHDDLNEVDIGSYILKVCGQEEVLQNKHCVGSHEYIQNCRKWDTEIKLQLLTHSVICRDLARTEDDDRTPIHLTKHLYKVEKPCREPIIRSSIEELLDVYHKQVNIALKNENQHKAVDHIIKTVRKICSTLDCVETPAITESVKKLRRAVNLPRTKNAEVSLNSGDDTSKSSSGSLQPESPLKVSIDQLTKAVEALLRLHMNLCSSSATISPEDSKSPKEAWTVTDHLQFTIFAAHGISPGWVSNYEKYYLICSLTHNGKDLFKPVQSKKVGTYKNFFYLIKWDELIIFPIQISQLPLESVLGLTLFGILNQSSGSSPDSNKQRKGPEILGQVSLPLFDFRRLLTCGTKLLHLWTSSHPHHASGMTSKKGSMERIVLQIDFPSHAFDIEYKIPQAAKTTVHHSIETLEKTARERLLAILSKDSTLGLSKEDKEFLWEKRHYCHSHTSSLPKILVSAPHWDWASLPEIYSLLQQWPPLSPLAALELLDSKFADQEVRHTAVNWIETLSDDELTDFLPQFVQALKYETYLDSALVKFLLARALGSIRVAHYLYWLLKDTLYDTKFGVRYEHILGAFLSVCGKRLREELEKQTRLVQLFGMVAEKVKQTSGSARQAALQNGMERVQLFFLKNKCRLPLNPSLVAKELNIKACSFFSSNAVPLKVALINADPLGEEINVMFKVGEDLRQDMLALQMIKIMDKIWLQEGLDLRMVIFKCLSTGKDRGMVELVPASDTLRKIQVEYGVTGSFKDKPLAEWLRKYNPTEEEYEKASENFIYSCAGCCVATYVLGICDRHNDNIMLRNTGHMFHIDFGKFLGHAQMFGSFKRDRAPFVLTSDMAYVINGGEKPTIRFQLFVDLCCQAYNLIRKHANLFLNLLSLMLSSGLPELSGVQDLKYVQDALQPQTTDAEATIFFTRLIESSLGSVATKFNFFIHNLAQLRFSGLPSNDEPILSFSAKTYSLKQDGRIKQVSVFTYQKRYNPDKHYIYVVRVLREGQVEPTFVFRTFDEFQELHNKLGILFPLWKLPGFPNKMVLGRTHIKDVAAKRKVELNSYIQSLMNSSSEVAECDLVYTFFHPLLRDDKVEGIDGMARPTDANPSSPTSGKVGGEVKLSISYRNSTLFIMVMHIKDLVTEDGADPNPYVKTYLLPDAHKTSKRKTKISRKTRNPTFNEMLVYSGYSMEMLKQRELQLSVLSAESLRENFFLGGITLSLKDFNLSKETVNWYRLTAVPYL from the exons ATGGCCCAGATATCCAGCAGCAATGGATTTAAACAGCGCTCATCACCTTCTTTGGCAGCCACAAGGTCAAAAGATGTGGACAAAGAGGAGGCGTTGCagatggaagctgaggcattAGCTAAGATGCAGAAAGAAAGAGGTGTAGCTGGTAACAAACAAACTTCTCATTCTTTAAGCAGCACCAGACAAAAAGCACAGATTCATAGCAAACAGGACCATGATCTCATGGTGTTTCCAGAGTCTGATGCCAAGAGTGTGGAAGATAAGCTAAGTAGCATTGACATAGAGAAGCTTACTCATGCTGAACTAGAGAAACTGCTGCTGGATGACAATTTTGAATCTAATAAAGTACCTACGCTGCCAGCAAGCCCTATTTTGAGCCCATCATTGTCTTCGCAATTTTACCTTGGGCCTACAGGTCAGAGGAGACAGTGGATGCCTGGGATACCAGCACCTGTGTCATGCACTTTACCTCCTATTTACCCCTCAGCTTCTTTCACAAAACAGATTGGTGTATTTCAGAATGGATTCCACCCAAGTATGTCCTCCTATCCCTCTAGAGAACCTATTTATCTTGGGCTTCCAAGACAGTCGCAATACATTTCATACCCATTGGCAGCTACTACACCTTTCCATCCACAAGGAAGCCTACCTATATATCCTCCAGTACTTACACCAGAAATGGCAAAAGTATTTGACAAAATTGCAAGCACCTCAGAGTTTCTGAAAAATGGCAAGTCAGGCACGGACCTAGAGATGACTTCTATAAAGTCTGCAGTTGCTAACCTCCCAGCCTcggggagctgcagggatgttAGTAAATTTGATTGGTTAGATTTAGATCCCCTAAGTAAACCAAAAGTTGATAGTACAGAGACTTTAAATAAGGCAGAGAATGATGGAGGGAGGGCTTCAAGCATGACTGCAGAAGATCCATGGGACGCAGTGCTGCTGGAAGAAAAGCTGTTAGTAACTTGTCACCTGGAAAGAAAAGTTAATGGGAAATCTTCTGGAGCAACGGTTACGAGGAGCCAGTCCTTAAACATGAGAACAACCCAATTCGCAAAGTTGCAGGGCCAAACATCACAG AAAGACAATGGGACCACTGGCATGCTGACAGAAAACGTGCTTCTCCAAGAAATTGAAGGGCAGAATCAAGAACTGTCAGCTTTTTCTCAAGCAGTTACAAA ATTGAGGACCAAGTTTCCTTACACTAATCAGCAAACAAATCCAGGCTTTGTGCTGAGTCCAATCATGCTGCAAAGAAATATAAGTGGGGAGAGTGCCAGTATCAAGGTTTCTATAGAAATTGAAGAATTCCAGCAACCAGTAACTTTCACATGTGATG TGAGTTCCCCTGTTGAGCTTATAATAATGCAGGCACTTTGCTGGGTGCATGATGACTTGAATGAAGTGGACATTGGCAGCTATATCCTGAAAGTCTGTGGCCAAGAAGAAGTTTTACAGAA TAAGCACTGTGTAGGAAGTCATGAATACATTCAGAACTGTCGGAAGTGGGATACAGAAATCAAACTGCAGCTCCTGACCCATAGTGTAATATGCAGAGATCTGGCCCGAACA GAAGATGATGACAGAACACCCATACATCTAACCAAACACCTTTACAAAGTAGAAAAGCCGTGCAGAGAACCGATTATAAG ATCTTCTATTGAAGAGCTTCTTGATGTGTATCACAAGCAAGTTAACATAGCACTTAAAAATGAG AACCAGCATAAAGCAGTAGATCACATAATTAAGACTGTCAGAAAAATCTGTTCTACATTGGATTGTGTAGAGACTCCTGCTATAACAGAATCAGTTAAGAAGCTCAGGAGGGCTGTTAATCTTCCAAGGACTAAAAATGCTGAG GTATCCTTAAATTCTGGTGATGACACCAGCAAGAGCTCATCTG GTTCACTTCAGCCTGAAAGCCCTCTGAAAGTGAGTATAGACCAGTTAACAAAAGCAGTTGAGGCCCTTCTGCGACTCCACATGAATTTATGTAGCAGCTCTGCAACGATTTCTCCAGAAGACAGTAAGAGTCCCAAGGAAGCATGGACTGTCACAGACCATCTCCAGTTCACAATATTTGCTGCACATGGAATTTCACCTGGCTGGGTATCAAA TTATGAAAAATACTACCTGATTTGTTCTCTGACCCATAATGGAAAAGATCTGTTTAAACCTGTTCAGTCCAAGAAGGTTGGCACATACAAGAACTTCTTCTACTTGATAAAATGGGATGAACT AATTATCTTCCCCATCCAGATTTCACAGCTGCCTTTGGAATCTGTCTTAGGCCTGACATTGTTTGGAATACTAAATCAAAGTAGTGGAAGTTCTCCTGACTCAAATAAGCAGAGAAAGGGCCCAGAAATTTTGGGTCAGGTTTCCCTACCTCTTTTTGACTTCAGGCG gttgTTAACTTGTGGGACAAAACTTTTGCACCTCTGGACCTCGTCCCATCCACATCATGCATCAGGGATGACCAGTAAGAAAGGAAGCATGGAAAGGATAGTATTGCAG atTGACTTCCCATCCCATGCTTTTGATATTGAATATAAAATTCCTCAAGCTGCAAAGACTACTGTGCATCATTCCATAGAAACATTAGAAAAAACAGCGAGAGAACGTCTCCTTGCCATTCTCTCAAAGGACAGCACTCTTGG GCTGTCAAAAGAAGATAAAGAATTtttgtgggagaagagacattATTGTCATAGCCATACAAGTAGCCTACCAAAAATATTGGTTAGTGCTCCTCACTGGGACTGGGCAAGTCTTCCAGAAATATATTCATTACTTCAGCAGTGGCCTCCTTTATCACCATTAGCTGCACTGGAACTACTTGATTCAAA GTTTGCTGATCAGGAAGTACGACATACAGCTGTGAACTGGATAGAGACATTAAGTGATGATGAGTTAACAGATTTCCTCCCTCAGTTTGTACAG GCATTGAAATATGAAACCTACCTTGACAGTGCTCTTGTCAAATTTCTTTTGGCTCGGGCACTGGGAAGCATTCGAGTAGCACACTACCTATATTG GCTTCTTAAGGATACACTGTATGATACAAAGTTTGGTGTAAGGTATGAGCACATTCTTGGAgcttttctttcagtctgtggaaaaaggctgagggaagagctTGAGAAACAGACCAGACTGGTGCAGCTTTTTGGAATGGTAGCAGAAAAAGTAAAGCAAACAAGTGGATCTGCTCGGCAG gCTGCTTTGCAAAACGGTATGGAACGCGTGCAGTTATTTTTCTTGAAGAACAAATGCCGTTTGCCTCTCAATCCCAGTCTTGTCGCAAAAGAGCTAAATATTAAG GCATGTTCGTTCTTCAGCTCCAATGCAGTACCACTGAAAGTTGCACTGATAAATGCAGACCCTCTAGGAGAAGAAATTAACGTGATGTTTAAG gttggagaagatctaCGACAAGACATGCTGGCTTTACAAATGATCAAGATTATGGATAAGatctggctgcaggagggactGGATCTTCGGATGGTTATCTTCAAATGTCTCTCAACTGGAAAAGACCGAG GCATGGTAGAGCTTGTTCCTGCTTCAGATACACTTAGGAAAATTCAAGTGGAATATGGAGTGACAGGTTCTTTTAAAGACAAGCCTCTGGCAGAATGGTTGCGAAAGTATAATCCTACAGAGGAGGAATATGAAAAG GCTTCAGAAAACTTCATTTACTCTTGTGCGGGATGCTGTGTAGCCACTTATGTGCTGGGAATTTGTGACCGCCACAACGATAATATAATGCTCCGAAACACAGGGCACATGTTTCACATTGATTTTGGGAAATTTTTGGGTCATGCACAGATGTTTGGTAGCTTTAAAAG GGATCGAGCGCCTTTTGTGCTAACATCAGATATGGCTTATGTCATTAATGGTGGTGAAAAGCCCACGATTCGCTTTCAGTTGTTTGTGGATCTCTGTTGTCAAGCTTACAATTTGATAAGAAAACACGCAAACCTCTTCCTTAACCTACTTTCATTG ATGCTTTCTTCTGGATTACCAGAACTAAGTGGGGTTCAAGACTTGAAGTACGTCCAGGATGCTCTCCAGCCCCAAACAACAGATGCAGAAGCTACAATTTTCTTTACAAG GTTGATTGAATCAAGTCTGGGAAGTGTTGCCACGAAGTTTAATTTCTTCATTCACAATTTGGCTCAGCTGCGTTTCTCAGGTCTTCCTTCTAATGATGAACCCATCCTCTCATTTTCTGCTAAAACATACTCTCTTAAACAGGATGGACGAATTAAACAAGTGTCTGTGTTTACATATCAGAAGAGATATAACCCAGATAAACATTAT ATCTATGTAGTGAGAGTTTTGAGGGAAGGGCAAGTTGAACCAACTTTCGTCTTCCGAACATTTGATGAGTTCCAGGAGCTCCACAACAAGCTTGgcattctctttcctctttggaAGTTACCAGG CTTTCCTAATAAGATGGTTCTGGGCAGAACACACATAAAAGATGTAGCAGCTAAAAGAAAAGTGGAGCTCAACAGCTACATACAGAGTCTGATGAACAGTTCTTCAGAGGTGGCAGAA TGTGATCTTGTTTATACTTTTTTCCATCCATTACTTCGTGATGACAAAGTGGAAGGAATAGATGGAATGGCCAGACCTACAG ATGCAAATCCATCAAGTCCTACCTCAGGAAAAGTGGGAGGAGAAGTGAAGCTGTCCATATCATACAGAAACAGCACTCTATTTATCATGGTGATGCACATTAAGGACCTG GTTACAGAGGATGGTGCGGATCCAAATCCCTATGTGAAAACATACTTACTCCCAGATGCACACAAAACTTCCAAACGCAAAACCAAAATCTCCCGCAAGACAAGAAATCCAACCTTCAATGAAATG CTTGTGTACAGTGGATATAGCATGGAGATGCTGAAACAGAGAGAACTTCAGCTAAGTGTGCTCAGTGCAGAATCGTTACGTGAGAACTTTTTCTTGGGTGGAATTACACTCTCACTAAAGGACTTCAATTTGAGCAAAGAGACTGTTAACTGGTATCGACTAACTGCAGTTCCCTATCTGTGA